The genomic window CGAACCCGCGGACGTAGGGGACCAGCGGCGTCTCCGTCACCGAGGCGAGTTCGCGGTAGTACTGCAACAGCCCCCGTTCGTGGAGGTACGTGTGGTCCGGGGGCATGATCATCATCGCGTCGGCGCCGACCCGGTCGTACGCTCGGATCAGCTCCTTCGCGTTGGCCGTGCTGCCGCCGACGCCCGCGAGGACGCACGCGTCCGACGGTAGCGCGTCGACGCTCGCCTCGGTCACGGCGACGCGTTCCTCGTTGGACAGCGAGTGGTACTCGCTGATGTTCGCCGCCGCCAGGAACGTCCGAATACCGGACTCGTAGAGGGACTCGGCGTTGTCCCCGATCTTCTCGTACTCGATGTCGAGGTGCTGATCGAAGGGCGTGAGGAGTCCGACCGCGACGCCGCGGAGACGCTCCCGTACCCGTTCGTCTGATGACGACATAGCGGGAGAAATGACCTGCACGATATATAATAGTACTGGACCGACCGATCGGTCGGGGCCCTCACCCGAAGCGGCCGTGGTCGGCCGATCGACCACACCGCTGCGTCCGGCTCCGACAGCGACGACGCGCGACTAGTAGTTCCGGTAGACCGTCTTCGTCGCGGTGAAGAAGTCGATGCCGGCGTCGCCCTGCTCGCGGTACGTGTTCGTCGACGAGTCCTTGTAGCCGCCGAACGGGACGTGCAGTTCCAGTCCGGTCGTCTTCTCGTTGACCTTGGCGACGCCCGCCTCGATGCGGTCGAGGAACTGTTCGGCCTCGGTCACGTCCTGGGTCACGATGCTGGCCGAGAGCCCGTACTCGACGTCGTTGGCGGTCCGGAGCGCGTCCTCGAAGTCGCTCGCGCGGACGATGGACAGCACCGGGCCGAAGATCTCCTCCTGTGCGATGCGCATGTCGGGGTCGACGTCGGAGAAGACGGCCGGCTCGACGTAGTACCCGTCGGCGTAGACGCCCTCCGTGAGCTCGGCGCCGCCGGTCTCCAGTGTCGCGCCCTCGCTCTGCCCGACGTCGACGTACTCGAGCGTGGACTCGAGTTCGCTCTCGGAGACGTGGGGACCCACGTCCGGATCTTCCAGACCCGGTCCGACCTCGATGGACTCGGCGTACTCGACCATCGCGTCGACGAACTCGTCGTAGACGTCCTCGTGGACGATCGCGCGGGAGGCGGCCGTACACGACTGGCCCGTCGTCCCGAACGCCCCGGTACCGACGACGTCGACCGCCTCGTCGACGTCGGCGCTCGGCATCACGACCGTCGGGTTCTTCCCGCCCATCTCGCACTGGACCCGCTTGAGGTCCGTCGCGGCGGTCCGGGCCACCTGCGTCCCGACGCCGGTGCTCCCGGTGAAGGAGACGCCGTCGATCGCGTCGTGTTCGATCAGCGGCGTCCCGACCCGGCTGCCCGACCCGGTCACCATGTTGGCCGCGCCGTCGGGCAGGCCGGCCTCGTCGAGGCACTCGAAGAGGATCTCGGCCACGGTGGGCGCCGCCGACGCCGGCTTGAGGACCGCGGTGTTGCCGGTCGCCAGCGCCGGCGCCAGCTTCCACGCCGGGATCGCGATGGGGTAGTTCCAGGGGGTGATCAGCCCGACCGTGCCCAGCGGCTCCCGTCTGGTCGACAGCCCGGAGTTCTGTCCGCTCGGGGACTTCACGACGCCGCCGACGTCGCGGGCCTTCTGCGCGTAGTAGGCGAAGATGTCGACGGCGCGCTGGACCTCGCCCGCGGCCTCCGACCGCGTCTTCCCCTCCTCGCGGACGAGCGTCTCGGTGGCCTCCTCTTTCCGTTCTTCCAGTACGGCGCTCGTCCGACGCAGGATCCGTCCGCGCTCCGGGCCGGGGAGTCCGCCCCAGTCCGACTGCGCCTCGACGGCGGCGTCGACGGCGGCCTCGACGTCCGCCGGGGTCGAGTCCTGGAACCGGCCGACGACCTCGTCGGCGTTCGCCGGGTTCCTGACCTCGAAGACGTCGCCCGATTCGGAGTCGACCCACTCGCCGTTCACGTAGTTACGGTGGTCTGTCGGCATCCTCGTTTCTACGGTCCCGTGGTCGGCTTACAAGCGTTGTGGTACCCTCCCGTGACGACAGCCCCGCGGACCGAGGGGGTCAGGCGTACATCGAGTTGACCTCGACGACGTTCGCCGCCTGCGCGATCTTCTCGTGGAGTTCGTTCTCGATCCGGTCGTCAGTCATCCGCTGTGACGGGCCGGAGATGCTGAGCGCGCCCAGGACGCCCGCCTCGGGGACGGTGACGGCGATGCCGATACACCGGACGCCGGGGATGTTCTCCTCGTCGTCGATCGAGTACCCCCGTCGCTCTATCTCGGCGAGGTTCTCGTGCAGCGCCGCGACGTCGGTGAGCGTGTTCTCCGTCCGCGCCTCCATCCCGTGTCGCTCCACGATCTCGTCGACCCGCTCGCGCGGGAGCTCGGCGAGGATCGCCTTCCCGAGGGAGGTCGAGTGCATCGGCATCTGTTTCCCGATCCTCGACTGGGTCTGGACGGCGGCGTTCCCCTTGGACTTGGCCATGTAGACGACGCGACCGTCCTCCTCCGCACCGAAGTGGACGACCTCGCCGGTCTCCTCGGCGAGTTCGCGCACCTGCTCTCTGACGATGTCGTGGTCGGCGATCCGGTCTTTCAGGGACTCGGCGATGTCGAGAAAGCGCAGACTGAGACGATATGTGTGCTCCTCCTTGACCACCCAGCCCTCGTCGACGAGCGTCGCCAGGTGTCCGTGGACGGTGCTCTTCGAGAACCCGACCTCTTCCGAGAGTTCGGTGATCCCCGTCTGACCCCGTTCCTGGAGCGTCTCGATGATCCGACAGGCCCGCTGGACCGCTTCCACCGTGCGAGGGGCGTCCGTTGCCATACGACGACCTACCCACTGGAGCCTTATATCGCTGTTCCCGTCTGCCGAATACCGCATCACGGCTCACGTGCGGTTCGATACCGGGCACGGTGCGGGTCGTTCCTCGGTCGACACGGCCGACTGTGCGGACCCCTCGCAGCCGTCCTGATCCGGCGCTCGCCGGGCGGCGGCCGAACGTCGTTCTGGTCTCTCGAACGCACTGGCCTCCTCGCTGACGGCCCCGTCGACGTCGACGCCGCTCCCGACCACAGCGGCCCGGGTGACGCCGACGGCATCGCGGAAGCGGCACAGAGCGACTGTTCGAACGAATCCCCGCGATAGCTGCGAGTGACGCACGTGCCGTGTCCCCCTCGCCGATCGCGGTGGCTCGATCGCCCTACTAATCCTAACGACCGTACCTCTGTTACCGACTGCCGCTGCTGCTTCTGTAACGGTGGTACCTCTGTTACGTCTGGAGAGGCGAACCAGATAACGAAGGTACGATTGTTATGAGTTGGGGCCACAGCGCCCGACCCACGGAGCGGCCGACGCCGCGTACGTCGGCCTCGGGTTCGCCGATCACCGGGGAAGGACTCGCCTGTTCTGACCTGTCGAAAGATGGCCCTGGTGGCTTCTGGCCCCGGTTCGCGGGACGACGACCGCTCGATCGGTCACGCGCATGGTGGACTATCGGACCACAGTCGCGGTCCGGCCGTCGTTCGTCCGTCGCCAGAAGCCGGTCTGTTCCCGTGTCGCGAATTCCGTGCCCCTGCTCCGGTGTAGCCGCCCCTCGATCGCTGCTGGGTGGTGGATTCTCCGGACCGGCGCGGCGGGACCCGCACCTCTGACGAGCGCATACCGGTCGATTGCCGGGCGTCGCCCGCCGTCGCCCGCGTTCGCCTGGTGCGAACTCCCGGCCGGCTCCGGAACGCTGGTCGCTCCGCCGGTGACCGGTCTGTCCAGTCAGTATCTTTTTGGCCGGCCATCGCCGAGTGCTCGACATGGGGTTCCTCACCGAGGACTACCTGCTCGAGTCCGACGCGGCCGAGACGCTGTACGCCAGCATCGAGTCGCTGCCGATCGTCGACCCGCACACCCACGCCGACCTGCCCGAGATCGTCGACGACGACGGCTGGGACGACATCTGGGAGGTCGAGGGAGCCACCGACCACTACGTCTGGTCGATGATGCGAAAGCGGGGCGTCCCCGAGCGGAAGATCACCGGCGACGCCGACAACCGCGAGAAGTGGACGGCGCTCGCCGAGGTGTTCCCGGAACTCGCGGGTAACCCGACCTACGAGTGGATCCACCTCGACCTCAAGCGTCGGTTCGGCATCGAACAGCCCATCTCCGCCGAGACGGCCGACGAGATCTGGGAGGAGACGAAGGCGCAACTCGACGACCGGTCGATGCGACCGCAGGCGCTCCTGTCGGAGATGGACGTCGAGGTCCTCTGTACGACCGACGACCCGACGGACGACCTCGAGTACCACGAGACCGCCGCGGAGTCGGTCGACGTCGACGTGCGACCGACGTGGCGGATCGATCGGGCGCTGCATCCGGGCCGCGACTCCTGGCTCCAGTTCGTCGAGGACCTGGAAGGGGCGACCGGCGTCGACACGTCGTCGCTCTCCGGGTTCCTGGACGCGCTGGAGCGCACTCACGACCGCTTCGCCGAGCACGGGTGTCGGGCGAGCGACCTCAGCCTGGCCGAACTGGTCACGCGACCGGTCGGCCGGCGGCGGGCCAGCGACGTCTATCGGCGGGCGCTCGACGGGCGGAACCTCTCGGAGCGCGAGGTCCGGGACTTCCAGGCCTTCCTCGTCGAGGAGGTCGGCCGGCTCAACGCCGAGACGGACTGGGTGACCCAGTTCCACATCGGCGCGGTCCGCGACTATCGGGACGAACTGTACGAGACCGTCGGGAGCGACGTCGGCGGCGACGTCTCGGCGCAGTCGATCGACCTCGCGGAGAACCTGGAGTACTTCCTCAACGAGTTCGACGGCGAGATGGAGATCGTCCTCTACACGGTCGATCCGACCCACTACCCGACGCTGACGACGATCAGCCGCGCCTTCCCGAACGTCAGTCTCGGGCCGGCCTGGTGGTTCAACGACAGCCCGTACGGGATGGCGGAGCAGATCGAGCACATGGGCACCGTCGACCTCCTCGCGAACCACGCCGGGATGGTCAGCGACTCGCGGAAGCTCATGTCCTACGGCTCCCGCTTCGAGATGTTCCGCCGCTCGCTCGCGAACGCGCTGGGGGGGATGGTCGAGCGGGGACAGCTGCCGATGGCCCACGCCGAGGACCTCGCGGAGCACCTGGCCTACGACCGCCCGAAGTCCCTCTACGGGTTCGAGTAGTGGAGACGGGACGCTCTCACCGGCCGGCCGGCGAACTCAGTTTCCCCGCCGACCGGGACACTCCGATTTGCACCCGGGTCGTCCACCGGCGTCGAGAACGCGGAACATACATACACCAGTCCTACAATGTGGATGATAGAACACGATGACTGTCCCAAACGACTTCGAGATCGACGGCAAGGTCTGCGTGATCACCGGCGGATCGGGCGTCCTCGGCTCCGAGATGGCGAAAGCGATCGGCGAGAACGGCGGCAAGGTCGCGCTCCTCGCCCGGAGCGAAGATGAACTCGAGGAGACGCGCGCCGAACTCGAGGACCGGGGGATCGACGCCATCGCGCTTCCCGCGTCGGTGCTCGACCGCGCCGAACTGGACGCGGCCGCCGAGACGGTCGTCGACGAGTTCGGGCGCATCGACGTGCTCGTCAACGCCGCCGGCGGGAACCACCCCGACGCCACGACGGGGGAGGACACGTCCTTCTTCGACCTGCCGAAGGAGGGCCTCGAGAGCGTCGTGAACGTCAACTTCGTGGGGACGGTCCTCGCGTCGCAGGCCTTCGGCGAGTACATGGTCGATCAGGGAGAGGGGGCGATCCTGAACGTGTCGTCGATGAACGCGTTCACGCCCCTGACCAAGATCCCGGGGTACTCGGGCGCGAAGGCCGCCGTCTCGAACTTCACCGAGTGGCTGGCCGTCCACATGGCACAGGAGTACTCCCCGGACATCCGCGTGAACGCGATCGCGCCGGGATTCTTCCTCACCGAGCAGAACCGGTACCTGCTGATCGACGAGGAGACCGGCGAGTACACTGACCGCGGGCAGTCGATCATCGACCACACCCCGCAGGGCAGGTTCGGCGATCCGGAGGACCTCTCGACGACCGTGCTGTGGCTGATCGCACCGGGTTCCGAGTTCGTCACCGGGACGGTGATTCCGATCGACGGCGGCTTCTCCGCGTTCAGCGGCGTCTGAAGCGGTCGATTTCGCCGCTCTCTCCGGTGCCGGCGACCCCGAGGGCCGTCCTAACCGGTTCGGCGGTCGCTGGGTGGCAGGCGTCTCGACAGCGATTTTCGTCGACAGCGCCGCTCCGAGAGCGTCCGCCACCGGTCCATTCGGCGATCGGAACGTAGTCCGCCAAAAACTATTAATAATATAGTCTGTGTACGACTCTTTGTACCATGCCCAAGCGTAGCAGTACCGATAGGCGACAGTTTATCCGACTGGCGGGTGCGACCGGACTCAGCGCCTCGGTCGCCGGCTGTTCCGGAGGCGGTAACGGTGGCGGCGACGGCTCCGGGACGACCACGGGCGATACGAGTGGCGCCGGATCGAACGGGTCGACCACGATCGAGATGAACCTCATCAGCCGGACCCCTCCGCGGGCCATCGAACAGTTCGAGCCGGCGCTCCACGCCGCGGGGCTGTCCGAGGACATCTCCATCGAGATCAGTACGAAGTCCCCCGGGACGCTGGAGTCGCAGTACCGCCAGTGGCTCAACGCCGGGCGGGGGAGCCCCGACGTGCTGACGATGGACGTCGGGTGGTCGATCCCCTTCATCCGCCGGGGTCAGTTGCTCAACCTCAACGAACACCTCTCGGAGGAGGAGATCCAGACGCTCGAAAACGACTACAACCAGGAGAGCGTCGATTCGAGCCGCGGACGGAACGGGAACATCTTCGGCGTCCCGCTGATCATGGACGTCCGGGGCACGTGGTACCGCCGCGACCTGGCCGAACAGGCCGGGTACGACCCCGAGGACGAGAACTGGGCGACCGAGCCGCGGTCGTGGCAGGAGTTCTCCCAGATCGTCGCCGACGTGCAGGAACAGCACGGGCTCGACTACGGATTCACGCTGCCCTTCGAACTGTCGCAGACGATCACCTGCTGTACGTTCAACGCCATCATGTCACAGTGGGGCGGCGCGTACTTCGGCGGGCGGGAACACCTGTTCGGACCGATCGGCGACCGCCCCATCACGATCGACGGCGAGCAGGTTCAGCAGGCGCTCCGGATGCTCCGGACGTTCATGTGGGGTCACGACGACGAGCACTCGATCGGCGACGACGCGTTCGCCGGCAACATCGCCCCGTCCGACGCCCTCGGATGGCGGTACACGAAAGACCTCGACGCCTTCCTCAACGGTAACACGTTCGCCTACACCGTCGGGAACCCCGCGTTCGCCCAGCTGGCGTCCTCCGAGGACAACTTCGGCGGCAACGTCACCGAGAAACTGGGCCTGATGCCCAAGCCGTACGGCATCGAGGAGAGCGAGTCCCAGTACGACGGGATCGGCGGCACGATGTCCCCGCTGGCCGGCTACAACCTCTCGGTCAACCCGAACTCGAACAAGCGGGACGCGGCGCTCGAGGTGCTCCGCGCTGCCATGACAGACGAGTTCCTCACCGAGTGGTTCAACCTCTCCGGGAACCTCCCGCCGAAACCGGAACTCCTGCAGTCCGACGCGATTCGGAGCCACGACCTGTTCGGCCAGTACATGGACACCTTCTCCGTGATGGCGGACAACGCGATTCCCCGGCCGGTGACGCCGATCTACTTCCAGGAGTCGAAGGTCATCTCCCAGGAGGTCCACAACGTCGTCTCCCAGAGCAAGGCGCCCCAGGCGGGCGTGGACGACGCCAAGAAAGAGCTACAGAGCATCGAGGAGAGCTATGGCCAGTAGCAGTAGCAACCGGACTGCCGCGCGGGAGGCCTCGTTCGTCCCGGACAGCGTCCGCAGGAGCGGCGGGTACGTGAACGACTGGGTCGAGAACCTCTCGGAGACGAAGTTCGCGTACCTGGTGCTGGCCCCGACGCTCCTGATCTTCGCGGCCATCGCGCTGTGGCCGATCCTGTACACGTTCCAGACGTCGCTGTTCGCGGACAGCTTCAGCCAGTTCCGCGGCTCGTTCGTCGGCCTGCAGAACTACGTGGAGATCGTGACCGGCCAGCGAGAGGCGATCCTCATCCGTCCGTTCCTCGACCTGAGTACCCCGTTCCGGAGTATCCTGCCGACGACGATGATCTACACGGTCGTCAGCGTGGTGCTGATCACGCTGCTGGGATACGTTCAGGCGCTCATCCTGAACAGGACGTTCCGGGGGCGCTCCATCGTCCGTACGGCGGTGCTGATCCCCTGGGCCGTGCCGATCGTCATCCAGGGGATGATCTTCTACCTGCTGTTCATCCCCGGTGGCTTCGGGACGGAGCTGCTCAACGACCTCGGTCTCGTCGGGGCGCGGCCGCTCAGCGACAGCGCTTCGACGGTCGGGATCGTGACGCTGGCGGCGATCTGGAAGCGGTCGGCGTACGTCGCGCTGATCGTGCTGGCGGGGCTCCAGAGCATCGACGAGAACCTCTACGAGGTGGCCAAGGTCGCCGGGGCGTCCCGGTGGCAGCAGTTCCGTCTGATCACGTTGCCGCAGTCGATCCCCGTGTTGATGGTCGCGATGCTGCTGACCTCGATCGGGTCGATGCGGGTCTACGGACAGATCGACGCGATCTCGAACTGCAGCACCATGCCGTCGATAACCTGTGGCGTCGTCGGGACGTTCAACGGGAGCCTCTACGGGACCGCGTCGGCGCTCGCGTTCATCACGGCGCTGCTGATCGGCTCCGTGTCGATGATCTACCTCGTCGTCCTGAGTCGGTCGCGAGCGGGGGGGATCTGAGATGGCGGCCGACACCTCCCCCTCCGACCGGCTGTTCGCGATCGGGTTCGACGACTCCGATCGCCTCTTCCGGTACACGTTCTACGCGACGACGCTGCTCATCCTGCTCGTCGCGCTGTTCCCGTTCTACTACCTGCTGATGCTGGCGCTCTCGAATCCGGGCGACACGACGCAGGCCGGTCTGCTCCCGGCCGGATTCGATCCGACGTCGTTCGTCGGCGCGTTCCAGGCGGTGCCGTTCCACCTGTACATGCGCAACAGCCTGCTGATCGCCGTGGGCGTCACGGCGTTCGTCCTGGTGTTCGCGAGCCTCGCGGGCTACGTCTTCGGACGGATGGAGTTCAGGGGCAAACGCCCCCTCTTCCTCCTGCTCATCTCCGTCTCGTACTTCCCGGGGGCGACGTTCATCGTCGGCCTGTTCAAGCTGCTGACCGGGAACGTCTCCGTGATGGGGACGAGCAGTCCGAACCTGTTCAACTCGCCAGCGGCGGTCGGTCTGCCGCTGACGGCCCTCGCGCTCCCGTTCGCGATCCTGCTCCTGACGACGTTCTACGGGCAGATCCCGGACGGGCTCGAGGACGCCGCCCGCGTGACCGGGTCCACTCGCATCGGGGCGCTCTATCGCGTCATCGCGCCGCTGTCGGCACCGGGTCTCGTCACCGCCGGCGTCCTCACGTTCATCACTGCGTACAACGAGTTCTTCTTCTCGCAGCTGATGACGACGGGCTCGCCGGGGAACTGGTCGCCGATCGTCTGGGGACTGCTCAGGTACCAGACGGAGGTCTCGGTCAGGTACGACCTGATGGCGGCGGCGAGCCTGATCGGCGTGTTGCCGGTCGCGCTCATCGTCCTGCTGGCCCAGCGGAAGATCGTGAGCGGACTCACGTCGGGCTCGATCAAGGGGTAGCATCGCATGCGACACCACCACTATCCAGACAACCATGACGCACCTCACGCTTGACGGAGTAACGAAGCGGTACAGCGACGTAATCGCGGTCGACGACATGAACCTCGACATCGAAGACGGGGAGTTCGTCTCCCTCATCGGCCCGTCGGGCTGCGGGAAGTCGACGACCCTGGAGACCATCTCGGGACTGACGAAGCCCTCCGACGGGACGATCCGGATCGCCGGCGAGGACGTCACCGACGAGCCCCCGAAGGACCGGGACATCGCGATGGTGTTCCAGAACATCGCGCTGTTCCCCCACATGACCGTGCGGGAGAACATGACCTTCGGGCTCCGGCTCAAGAACTACGACCAGGGGGAGATCGACGAGCGCGTCGAGCGGGCCGCCGAGATCCTCCAGATCGAGGGCATGCTCAACCGGATGCCCGACGAGCTCTCCGGCGGGCAGCGCCAGCGGGTCGCGATCGGCCGGGCGATCGTGATGGACCCGGAGGTGTTCCTGATGGACGAGCCGCTGGCGAACCTGGACGCGAAGCTGCGCGTCCACATGCGCACCGAGCTCCAGCGGCTCCAGCAGGAACTCGACGTCACCACCGTGTACGTCACGCACGACCAGGCCGAGGCGATGACCATGTCCGATCGGATCGCGATCATCAACGACGGGGAACTCCAGCAGTTCGCGCCCCCGCTGGAGTGTTACAATCGCCCGGCGAACCTGTTCGTCGCCGGCTTCGTCGGCTCGCCGAGCATGCGCTTCGTGCAGGGCCGCGTCGAAGACGGGCAGTTCGTCGATCCGGACCTCGGTGTCGCGGTCGACGTCTCGCCGTCGACGATGGAGGGACCGGGCGACGTCACGCTCGGCATCCGGCCGGAGGACGTGCACCTCGCCGACCACCACTCCGTCAGCACGGCGACGGAGCCGACGACGCTCGAGATCGACGTCGTCCAGCCGATGGGCGACGAACTCGTCGTCTACCTGCGGCCCGAGGACGCCGACACGGCGTTCGACTCCGACATCGACGACGAGGAGGCGGTGTCGAAGACCGATCAGCTGCTGATGACGGTCGACCCCGGGCACGACCTCGAGGCCGACCAGACGGTCGAGGTCGTCCTGGACCGCTCGCAGATCCACCTGTTCGATTCGGCCAGCGGCGAGGCGATCACGCACGGGCTCGAACAGCAGGCGGAGCCCCTGTCTCGGTAGTCCGGGAGCGCCTCGACGGGGCGCGGCCGGTCGCTGAGCGCCGCCGTGGCGTCCAGTCGGCCGGGAGCCACGGTGCGCGCCGATAGCGTCGCCTGCGCCGTCTGCGACGGGCGCTGACGTCGGTCTGATCCAAATCCTTTTACGACAGGTTCGCATCAGTGTACATCGATGCAGTTGCTAGCCTACCCCAGAGAGTC from Halomicrobium salinisoli includes these protein-coding regions:
- a CDS encoding aldehyde dehydrogenase family protein, whose protein sequence is MPTDHRNYVNGEWVDSESGDVFEVRNPANADEVVGRFQDSTPADVEAAVDAAVEAQSDWGGLPGPERGRILRRTSAVLEERKEEATETLVREEGKTRSEAAGEVQRAVDIFAYYAQKARDVGGVVKSPSGQNSGLSTRREPLGTVGLITPWNYPIAIPAWKLAPALATGNTAVLKPASAAPTVAEILFECLDEAGLPDGAANMVTGSGSRVGTPLIEHDAIDGVSFTGSTGVGTQVARTAATDLKRVQCEMGGKNPTVVMPSADVDEAVDVVGTGAFGTTGQSCTAASRAIVHEDVYDEFVDAMVEYAESIEVGPGLEDPDVGPHVSESELESTLEYVDVGQSEGATLETGGAELTEGVYADGYYVEPAVFSDVDPDMRIAQEEIFGPVLSIVRASDFEDALRTANDVEYGLSASIVTQDVTEAEQFLDRIEAGVAKVNEKTTGLELHVPFGGYKDSSTNTYREQGDAGIDFFTATKTVYRNY
- a CDS encoding IclR family transcriptional regulator, with translation MATDAPRTVEAVQRACRIIETLQERGQTGITELSEEVGFSKSTVHGHLATLVDEGWVVKEEHTYRLSLRFLDIAESLKDRIADHDIVREQVRELAEETGEVVHFGAEEDGRVVYMAKSKGNAAVQTQSRIGKQMPMHSTSLGKAILAELPRERVDEIVERHGMEARTENTLTDVAALHENLAEIERRGYSIDDEENIPGVRCIGIAVTVPEAGVLGALSISGPSQRMTDDRIENELHEKIAQAANVVEVNSMYA
- the uxaC gene encoding glucuronate isomerase, with the translated sequence MGFLTEDYLLESDAAETLYASIESLPIVDPHTHADLPEIVDDDGWDDIWEVEGATDHYVWSMMRKRGVPERKITGDADNREKWTALAEVFPELAGNPTYEWIHLDLKRRFGIEQPISAETADEIWEETKAQLDDRSMRPQALLSEMDVEVLCTTDDPTDDLEYHETAAESVDVDVRPTWRIDRALHPGRDSWLQFVEDLEGATGVDTSSLSGFLDALERTHDRFAEHGCRASDLSLAELVTRPVGRRRASDVYRRALDGRNLSEREVRDFQAFLVEEVGRLNAETDWVTQFHIGAVRDYRDELYETVGSDVGGDVSAQSIDLAENLEYFLNEFDGEMEIVLYTVDPTHYPTLTTISRAFPNVSLGPAWWFNDSPYGMAEQIEHMGTVDLLANHAGMVSDSRKLMSYGSRFEMFRRSLANALGGMVERGQLPMAHAEDLAEHLAYDRPKSLYGFE
- a CDS encoding SDR family oxidoreductase, coding for MTVPNDFEIDGKVCVITGGSGVLGSEMAKAIGENGGKVALLARSEDELEETRAELEDRGIDAIALPASVLDRAELDAAAETVVDEFGRIDVLVNAAGGNHPDATTGEDTSFFDLPKEGLESVVNVNFVGTVLASQAFGEYMVDQGEGAILNVSSMNAFTPLTKIPGYSGAKAAVSNFTEWLAVHMAQEYSPDIRVNAIAPGFFLTEQNRYLLIDEETGEYTDRGQSIIDHTPQGRFGDPEDLSTTVLWLIAPGSEFVTGTVIPIDGGFSAFSGV
- a CDS encoding ABC transporter substrate-binding protein, which gives rise to MNLISRTPPRAIEQFEPALHAAGLSEDISIEISTKSPGTLESQYRQWLNAGRGSPDVLTMDVGWSIPFIRRGQLLNLNEHLSEEEIQTLENDYNQESVDSSRGRNGNIFGVPLIMDVRGTWYRRDLAEQAGYDPEDENWATEPRSWQEFSQIVADVQEQHGLDYGFTLPFELSQTITCCTFNAIMSQWGGAYFGGREHLFGPIGDRPITIDGEQVQQALRMLRTFMWGHDDEHSIGDDAFAGNIAPSDALGWRYTKDLDAFLNGNTFAYTVGNPAFAQLASSEDNFGGNVTEKLGLMPKPYGIEESESQYDGIGGTMSPLAGYNLSVNPNSNKRDAALEVLRAAMTDEFLTEWFNLSGNLPPKPELLQSDAIRSHDLFGQYMDTFSVMADNAIPRPVTPIYFQESKVISQEVHNVVSQSKAPQAGVDDAKKELQSIEESYGQ
- a CDS encoding carbohydrate ABC transporter permease — protein: MASSSSNRTAAREASFVPDSVRRSGGYVNDWVENLSETKFAYLVLAPTLLIFAAIALWPILYTFQTSLFADSFSQFRGSFVGLQNYVEIVTGQREAILIRPFLDLSTPFRSILPTTMIYTVVSVVLITLLGYVQALILNRTFRGRSIVRTAVLIPWAVPIVIQGMIFYLLFIPGGFGTELLNDLGLVGARPLSDSASTVGIVTLAAIWKRSAYVALIVLAGLQSIDENLYEVAKVAGASRWQQFRLITLPQSIPVLMVAMLLTSIGSMRVYGQIDAISNCSTMPSITCGVVGTFNGSLYGTASALAFITALLIGSVSMIYLVVLSRSRAGGI
- a CDS encoding carbohydrate ABC transporter permease — encoded protein: MAADTSPSDRLFAIGFDDSDRLFRYTFYATTLLILLVALFPFYYLLMLALSNPGDTTQAGLLPAGFDPTSFVGAFQAVPFHLYMRNSLLIAVGVTAFVLVFASLAGYVFGRMEFRGKRPLFLLLISVSYFPGATFIVGLFKLLTGNVSVMGTSSPNLFNSPAAVGLPLTALALPFAILLLTTFYGQIPDGLEDAARVTGSTRIGALYRVIAPLSAPGLVTAGVLTFITAYNEFFFSQLMTTGSPGNWSPIVWGLLRYQTEVSVRYDLMAAASLIGVLPVALIVLLAQRKIVSGLTSGSIKG
- a CDS encoding ABC transporter ATP-binding protein yields the protein MTHLTLDGVTKRYSDVIAVDDMNLDIEDGEFVSLIGPSGCGKSTTLETISGLTKPSDGTIRIAGEDVTDEPPKDRDIAMVFQNIALFPHMTVRENMTFGLRLKNYDQGEIDERVERAAEILQIEGMLNRMPDELSGGQRQRVAIGRAIVMDPEVFLMDEPLANLDAKLRVHMRTELQRLQQELDVTTVYVTHDQAEAMTMSDRIAIINDGELQQFAPPLECYNRPANLFVAGFVGSPSMRFVQGRVEDGQFVDPDLGVAVDVSPSTMEGPGDVTLGIRPEDVHLADHHSVSTATEPTTLEIDVVQPMGDELVVYLRPEDADTAFDSDIDDEEAVSKTDQLLMTVDPGHDLEADQTVEVVLDRSQIHLFDSASGEAITHGLEQQAEPLSR